Proteins from a genomic interval of Anatilimnocola floriformis:
- a CDS encoding DUF1580 domain-containing protein, translating to MAIDVFTEKVVSLKEATKILPSRVPGKKLNYATIYRWALRGCRCKDGLWVKLETIKLGGTLCTSKEALQRFFDRLSAEEPIVVPPPVTTRSRERAILAAEEEMRRAGV from the coding sequence ATGGCGATTGATGTCTTCACGGAGAAGGTTGTCAGCCTGAAGGAGGCAACGAAGATTCTCCCAAGCCGAGTTCCCGGCAAGAAGTTGAACTATGCCACGATCTATCGTTGGGCGCTTCGGGGTTGTCGATGCAAGGATGGCCTCTGGGTGAAGCTGGAGACGATCAAACTCGGTGGCACCCTTTGCACCAGCAAAGAGGCTCTTCAGCGGTTTTTTGACCGTTTATCCGCTGAGGAACCCATCGTAGTTCCGCCGCCTGTGACAACCCGCAGCCGTGAACGAGCGATCCTCGCCGCCGAGGAAGAAATGCGGCGGGCTGGAGTCTGA